From one Suricata suricatta isolate VVHF042 chromosome 8, meerkat_22Aug2017_6uvM2_HiC, whole genome shotgun sequence genomic stretch:
- the HAGHL gene encoding hydroxyacylglutathione hydrolase-like protein isoform X2: protein MKVKVIPVLEDNYMYLVIEEHTREAVAVDVAVPKRLLEIVGREGVSLTTVLTTHHHWDHARGNAELARLRPGLAVLGADERICALTRRLVHGEELRFGAIHVRCLLTPGHTSGHMSYFLWEEDCPDPPAVFSGDALSVGGCGLRLESTAQQMYQSLVETLGTLPPETVFCGHEHTLGNLEFAQKVEPSNDHVRAKLSWAKKRDEDDMPTVPSTLGEELLYNPFLRVSEEPVCKFTGKAAPAEVLEALCRERASFERTAEPLQPQARALLALQWGLLGTARQK from the exons ATGAAGGTCAAAGTCATCCCTGTGCTCGAGGATAACTACATGTACCTGGTCATCGAGGAGCACACGCGGGAGGCTGTGGCCGTGGACGTGGCCGTGCCCAAGAGG CTGCTGGAGATCGTGGGCCGGGAGGGGGTATCACTGACCACTGTGCTGACCACCCACCACCACTG GGACCACGCGAGGGGCAACGCGGAGCTGGCGCGTCTGCGGCCGGGGCTGGCCGTGCTGGGTGCGGACGAGCGCATCTGCGCGCTGACCCGCAGGCTGGTGCACGGCGAGGAGTTGCGG TTTGGGGCCATCCACGTGCGCTGTCTCCTGACTCCGGGCCACACCTCAGGCCACATGAGCTACTTTCTGTGGGAAGAGGACTGTCCTGATCCACCCGCTGTGTTCTCCG GGGATGCGCTGTCGGTGGGTGGCTGTGGCTTGCGCCTGGAGAGCACAGCTCAGCAAATGTATCAGAGCTTGGTGGAGACCCTGGGCACCCTACCCCCTGAGACG GTGTTCTGTGGCCATGAGCACACGCTGGGCAACCTTGAGTTTGCACAGAAAGTAGAGCCCAGCAATGACCACGTGAGGGCCAAGCTGTCATGGGCCAAG AAGAGGGATGAGGACGACATGCCCACAGTGCCATCCACCCTGGGCGAGGAGCTCCTCTACAACCCCTTCCTACGGGTGTC AGAGGAGCCTGTGTGCAAGTTCACGGGGAAGGCAGCCCCGGCCGAGGTCCTGGAGGCACTCTGCAGGGAGCGGGCAAGCTTCGAGCGGACGGCTGAGCCCCTGCAGCCGCAGGCCCGGGCTCTCCTGGCACTGcagtgggggctcctgggcacAGCCCGACAGAAGTGA
- the CIAO3 gene encoding cytosolic iron-sulfur assembly component 3 isoform X3, with translation MASPFSGALQLTDLDDFIGPSQDCIKPMKVDKRSGSGVAKIHIEDDGSYFQVTPDGGTRKLEKAKISLDDCLACSGCVTSAETVLITQQSHEELRKVLDANKMAAPGQQRLVVVSVSPQSRASLAAHFELNPADTARKLTAFFKKIGVHRVFDTSFSRNFSLLESQREFVQRFRGQADSAQALPVLTSVCPGWVCYAEKTHGSFLVPHLSSARSPQQVMGSLVKDFFAQQQHLTPDRIYHVTVMPCYDKKLEASRPDFFSQEYQTRDVDCVITTGEVLKLLEEEGVSLSDLEPAPLDSLCSSVSAQEPSSHRGGGSGGYLEHVFQHAARELFGIHVDKVTYRPLRNKDFQEVTLEKEGRVVLHFAAAYGFRNIQNLVQKIKRGRCPYHYVEVMACPTGCLNGGGQLKDPSTPRKELLQRVETLYSSVRTQAPEDAPGVRELYRAWLQGEGSERAGRLLHTSYHAVEKASSGLGIRW, from the exons GACTGCATCAAGCCCATGAAGGTGGACAAGAGGTCGGGAAGCGGCGTGGCCAAGATCCACATCGAGGATGACGGGAGTTATTTCCAGGTCACTCCG GATGGAGGGACTCGGAAGCTGGAAAAGGCCAAGATCTCGCTGGATGACTGCCTGGCATGCAGTGGCTGTGTCACCTCGGCGGAGACCGTGCTCATCACTCAGCAAAGCCACGAGGAGCTGCGGAAGGTTCTAGATGCCAATAAG atggcGGCCCCCGGCCAGCAGAGGCTGGTTGTCGTTTCCGTCTCGCCCCAGTCCAGGGCGTCGCTGGCTGCGCACTTCGAGCTGAACCCTGCAGACACCGCCAGAAAGCTGACTGCATTCTTTAAGAAAATCG GGGTGCACCGCGTGTTCGATACCTCCTTCTCGAGGAACTTCAGTCTCCTTGAGAGCCAGCGGGAGTTTGTGCAGCGGTTCCGAGGACAGGCCGACTCTGCGCAGGCCCTGCCTGTGCTCACGTCCGTCTGCCCAG GCTGGGTCTGCTACGCCGAGAAGACCCACGGGAGCTTCCTCGTGCCCCACCTCAGCAGCGCGCGCTCCCCGCAGCAGGTCATGGGCTCCCTGGTCAAGGACTTCTTCGCCCAGCAGCAG CATTTGACACCCGACAGGATCTACCACGTGACGGTGATGCCCTGCTATGACAAAAAGCTAGAAGCTTCCAGACCAGACTTTTTCAGCCAGGAGTACCAGACTCGTGACGTGGACTGCGTCATCACCACAG GGGAAGTCTTGAAGCTGCTGGAAGAAGAAGGGGTCTCGCTCTCAGACCTGGAGCCAGCCCCCCTGGACAGCCT GTGCAGCAGTGTGTCTGCCCAGGAGCCCAGCAGCCATCGGGGCGGGGGCTCAGGGGGCTACCTGGAGCACGTGTTCCAGCACGCAGCCCGCGAGCTCTTTGGAATCCACGTGGACAAGGTCACCTACAGACCGCTGAG GAACAAGGACTTCCAGGAGGTGACCCTGGAGAAGGAGGGCCGCGTGGTGCTGCACTTCGCTGCGGCCTACGGCTTCCGCAACATCCAGAACCTGGTGCAGAAGATCAAGCGAGGGCGCTGCCCGTACCATTACGTGGAGGTCATGGCCTGCCCCACAG GCTGCTTGAATGGCGGAGGCCAGCTCAAGGACCCCAGCACGCCCCGCAAGGAGCTCCTCCAGCGCGTGGAGACACTGTACAGCTCGGTCAGGACGCAGGCGCCGGAGGACGCGCCTGGCGTCCGGGAACTATACAGGGCCTGGCTGCAGGGCGAGGGCTCGGAGCGCGCTGGCCGCCTGCTGCACACGAGCTACCACGCAGTGGAGAAGGCCAGCTCCGGCCTTGGCATCAGGTGGTAG
- the HAGHL gene encoding hydroxyacylglutathione hydrolase-like protein isoform X3: MKVKVIPVLEDNYMYLVIEEHTREAVAVDVAVPKRLLEIVGREGVSLTTVLTTHHHWDHARGNAELARLRPGLAVLGADERICALTRRLVHGEELRFGAIHVRCLLTPGHTSGHMSYFLWEEDCPDPPAVFSGDALSVGGCGLRLESTAQQMYQSLVETLGTLPPETKRDEDDMPTVPSTLGEELLYNPFLRVSEEPVCKFTGKAAPAEVLEALCRERASFERTAEPLQPQARALLALQWGLLGTARQK, encoded by the exons ATGAAGGTCAAAGTCATCCCTGTGCTCGAGGATAACTACATGTACCTGGTCATCGAGGAGCACACGCGGGAGGCTGTGGCCGTGGACGTGGCCGTGCCCAAGAGG CTGCTGGAGATCGTGGGCCGGGAGGGGGTATCACTGACCACTGTGCTGACCACCCACCACCACTG GGACCACGCGAGGGGCAACGCGGAGCTGGCGCGTCTGCGGCCGGGGCTGGCCGTGCTGGGTGCGGACGAGCGCATCTGCGCGCTGACCCGCAGGCTGGTGCACGGCGAGGAGTTGCGG TTTGGGGCCATCCACGTGCGCTGTCTCCTGACTCCGGGCCACACCTCAGGCCACATGAGCTACTTTCTGTGGGAAGAGGACTGTCCTGATCCACCCGCTGTGTTCTCCG GGGATGCGCTGTCGGTGGGTGGCTGTGGCTTGCGCCTGGAGAGCACAGCTCAGCAAATGTATCAGAGCTTGGTGGAGACCCTGGGCACCCTACCCCCTGAGACG AAGAGGGATGAGGACGACATGCCCACAGTGCCATCCACCCTGGGCGAGGAGCTCCTCTACAACCCCTTCCTACGGGTGTC AGAGGAGCCTGTGTGCAAGTTCACGGGGAAGGCAGCCCCGGCCGAGGTCCTGGAGGCACTCTGCAGGGAGCGGGCAAGCTTCGAGCGGACGGCTGAGCCCCTGCAGCCGCAGGCCCGGGCTCTCCTGGCACTGcagtgggggctcctgggcacAGCCCGACAGAAGTGA
- the HAGHL gene encoding hydroxyacylglutathione hydrolase-like protein isoform X1 — MKVKVIPVLEDNYMYLVIEEHTREAVAVDVAVPKRLLEIVGREGVSLTTVLTTHHHWDHARGNAELARLRPGLAVLGADERICALTRRLVHGEELRFGAIHVRCLLTPGHTSGHMSYFLWEEDCPDPPAVFSGDALSVGGCGLRLESTAQQMYQSLVETLGTLPPETKVFCGHEHTLGNLEFAQKVEPSNDHVRAKLSWAKKRDEDDMPTVPSTLGEELLYNPFLRVSEEPVCKFTGKAAPAEVLEALCRERASFERTAEPLQPQARALLALQWGLLGTARQK, encoded by the exons ATGAAGGTCAAAGTCATCCCTGTGCTCGAGGATAACTACATGTACCTGGTCATCGAGGAGCACACGCGGGAGGCTGTGGCCGTGGACGTGGCCGTGCCCAAGAGG CTGCTGGAGATCGTGGGCCGGGAGGGGGTATCACTGACCACTGTGCTGACCACCCACCACCACTG GGACCACGCGAGGGGCAACGCGGAGCTGGCGCGTCTGCGGCCGGGGCTGGCCGTGCTGGGTGCGGACGAGCGCATCTGCGCGCTGACCCGCAGGCTGGTGCACGGCGAGGAGTTGCGG TTTGGGGCCATCCACGTGCGCTGTCTCCTGACTCCGGGCCACACCTCAGGCCACATGAGCTACTTTCTGTGGGAAGAGGACTGTCCTGATCCACCCGCTGTGTTCTCCG GGGATGCGCTGTCGGTGGGTGGCTGTGGCTTGCGCCTGGAGAGCACAGCTCAGCAAATGTATCAGAGCTTGGTGGAGACCCTGGGCACCCTACCCCCTGAGACG AAGGTGTTCTGTGGCCATGAGCACACGCTGGGCAACCTTGAGTTTGCACAGAAAGTAGAGCCCAGCAATGACCACGTGAGGGCCAAGCTGTCATGGGCCAAG AAGAGGGATGAGGACGACATGCCCACAGTGCCATCCACCCTGGGCGAGGAGCTCCTCTACAACCCCTTCCTACGGGTGTC AGAGGAGCCTGTGTGCAAGTTCACGGGGAAGGCAGCCCCGGCCGAGGTCCTGGAGGCACTCTGCAGGGAGCGGGCAAGCTTCGAGCGGACGGCTGAGCCCCTGCAGCCGCAGGCCCGGGCTCTCCTGGCACTGcagtgggggctcctgggcacAGCCCGACAGAAGTGA
- the CIAO3 gene encoding cytosolic iron-sulfur assembly component 3 isoform X1 encodes MASPFSGALQLTDLDDFIGPSQDCIKPMKVDKRSGSGVAKIHIEDDGSYFQVTPDGGTRKLEKAKISLDDCLACSGCVTSAETVLITQQSHEELRKVLDANKMAAPGQQRLVVVSVSPQSRASLAAHFELNPADTARKLTAFFKKIGVHRVFDTSFSRNFSLLESQREFVQRFRGQADSAQALPVLTSVCPGAFTLPARVRGMLGGPPRGQDGRSGGRSWPESYPGSPSSPKQGCQTLDSRVGTFSNGTRTPPNAPEWQAPPRPAAPRVAAGWVCYAEKTHGSFLVPHLSSARSPQQVMGSLVKDFFAQQQHLTPDRIYHVTVMPCYDKKLEASRPDFFSQEYQTRDVDCVITTGEVLKLLEEEGVSLSDLEPAPLDSLCSSVSAQEPSSHRGGGSGGYLEHVFQHAARELFGIHVDKVTYRPLRNKDFQEVTLEKEGRVVLHFAAAYGFRNIQNLVQKIKRGRCPYHYVEVMACPTGCLNGGGQLKDPSTPRKELLQRVETLYSSVRTQAPEDAPGVRELYRAWLQGEGSERAGRLLHTSYHAVEKASSGLGIRW; translated from the exons GACTGCATCAAGCCCATGAAGGTGGACAAGAGGTCGGGAAGCGGCGTGGCCAAGATCCACATCGAGGATGACGGGAGTTATTTCCAGGTCACTCCG GATGGAGGGACTCGGAAGCTGGAAAAGGCCAAGATCTCGCTGGATGACTGCCTGGCATGCAGTGGCTGTGTCACCTCGGCGGAGACCGTGCTCATCACTCAGCAAAGCCACGAGGAGCTGCGGAAGGTTCTAGATGCCAATAAG atggcGGCCCCCGGCCAGCAGAGGCTGGTTGTCGTTTCCGTCTCGCCCCAGTCCAGGGCGTCGCTGGCTGCGCACTTCGAGCTGAACCCTGCAGACACCGCCAGAAAGCTGACTGCATTCTTTAAGAAAATCG GGGTGCACCGCGTGTTCGATACCTCCTTCTCGAGGAACTTCAGTCTCCTTGAGAGCCAGCGGGAGTTTGTGCAGCGGTTCCGAGGACAGGCCGACTCTGCGCAGGCCCTGCCTGTGCTCACGTCCGTCTGCCCAGGTGCGTTCACGCTGCCGGCGAGGGTCAGGGGAATGCTGGGTGGGCCCCCTCGAGGCCAGGACGGCCGCTCCGGCGGAAGGAGCTGGCCTGAGAGCTACCCAGGGTCACCGAGTTCCCCAAAACAGGGATGTCAGACGCTGGACAGCAGAGTAGGGACATTCTCTAACGGGACCAGAACCCCCCCGAACGCCCCAGAGTggcaggccccgccccgcccagccGCCCCCCGTGTCGCCGCAGGCTGGGTCTGCTACGCCGAGAAGACCCACGGGAGCTTCCTCGTGCCCCACCTCAGCAGCGCGCGCTCCCCGCAGCAGGTCATGGGCTCCCTGGTCAAGGACTTCTTCGCCCAGCAGCAG CATTTGACACCCGACAGGATCTACCACGTGACGGTGATGCCCTGCTATGACAAAAAGCTAGAAGCTTCCAGACCAGACTTTTTCAGCCAGGAGTACCAGACTCGTGACGTGGACTGCGTCATCACCACAG GGGAAGTCTTGAAGCTGCTGGAAGAAGAAGGGGTCTCGCTCTCAGACCTGGAGCCAGCCCCCCTGGACAGCCT GTGCAGCAGTGTGTCTGCCCAGGAGCCCAGCAGCCATCGGGGCGGGGGCTCAGGGGGCTACCTGGAGCACGTGTTCCAGCACGCAGCCCGCGAGCTCTTTGGAATCCACGTGGACAAGGTCACCTACAGACCGCTGAG GAACAAGGACTTCCAGGAGGTGACCCTGGAGAAGGAGGGCCGCGTGGTGCTGCACTTCGCTGCGGCCTACGGCTTCCGCAACATCCAGAACCTGGTGCAGAAGATCAAGCGAGGGCGCTGCCCGTACCATTACGTGGAGGTCATGGCCTGCCCCACAG GCTGCTTGAATGGCGGAGGCCAGCTCAAGGACCCCAGCACGCCCCGCAAGGAGCTCCTCCAGCGCGTGGAGACACTGTACAGCTCGGTCAGGACGCAGGCGCCGGAGGACGCGCCTGGCGTCCGGGAACTATACAGGGCCTGGCTGCAGGGCGAGGGCTCGGAGCGCGCTGGCCGCCTGCTGCACACGAGCTACCACGCAGTGGAGAAGGCCAGCTCCGGCCTTGGCATCAGGTGGTAG
- the CIAO3 gene encoding cytosolic iron-sulfur assembly component 3 isoform X2, with amino-acid sequence MKVDKRSGSGVAKIHIEDDGSYFQVTPDGGTRKLEKAKISLDDCLACSGCVTSAETVLITQQSHEELRKVLDANKMAAPGQQRLVVVSVSPQSRASLAAHFELNPADTARKLTAFFKKIGVHRVFDTSFSRNFSLLESQREFVQRFRGQADSAQALPVLTSVCPGAFTLPARVRGMLGGPPRGQDGRSGGRSWPESYPGSPSSPKQGCQTLDSRVGTFSNGTRTPPNAPEWQAPPRPAAPRVAAGWVCYAEKTHGSFLVPHLSSARSPQQVMGSLVKDFFAQQQHLTPDRIYHVTVMPCYDKKLEASRPDFFSQEYQTRDVDCVITTGEVLKLLEEEGVSLSDLEPAPLDSLCSSVSAQEPSSHRGGGSGGYLEHVFQHAARELFGIHVDKVTYRPLRNKDFQEVTLEKEGRVVLHFAAAYGFRNIQNLVQKIKRGRCPYHYVEVMACPTGCLNGGGQLKDPSTPRKELLQRVETLYSSVRTQAPEDAPGVRELYRAWLQGEGSERAGRLLHTSYHAVEKASSGLGIRW; translated from the exons ATGAAGGTGGACAAGAGGTCGGGAAGCGGCGTGGCCAAGATCCACATCGAGGATGACGGGAGTTATTTCCAGGTCACTCCG GATGGAGGGACTCGGAAGCTGGAAAAGGCCAAGATCTCGCTGGATGACTGCCTGGCATGCAGTGGCTGTGTCACCTCGGCGGAGACCGTGCTCATCACTCAGCAAAGCCACGAGGAGCTGCGGAAGGTTCTAGATGCCAATAAG atggcGGCCCCCGGCCAGCAGAGGCTGGTTGTCGTTTCCGTCTCGCCCCAGTCCAGGGCGTCGCTGGCTGCGCACTTCGAGCTGAACCCTGCAGACACCGCCAGAAAGCTGACTGCATTCTTTAAGAAAATCG GGGTGCACCGCGTGTTCGATACCTCCTTCTCGAGGAACTTCAGTCTCCTTGAGAGCCAGCGGGAGTTTGTGCAGCGGTTCCGAGGACAGGCCGACTCTGCGCAGGCCCTGCCTGTGCTCACGTCCGTCTGCCCAGGTGCGTTCACGCTGCCGGCGAGGGTCAGGGGAATGCTGGGTGGGCCCCCTCGAGGCCAGGACGGCCGCTCCGGCGGAAGGAGCTGGCCTGAGAGCTACCCAGGGTCACCGAGTTCCCCAAAACAGGGATGTCAGACGCTGGACAGCAGAGTAGGGACATTCTCTAACGGGACCAGAACCCCCCCGAACGCCCCAGAGTggcaggccccgccccgcccagccGCCCCCCGTGTCGCCGCAGGCTGGGTCTGCTACGCCGAGAAGACCCACGGGAGCTTCCTCGTGCCCCACCTCAGCAGCGCGCGCTCCCCGCAGCAGGTCATGGGCTCCCTGGTCAAGGACTTCTTCGCCCAGCAGCAG CATTTGACACCCGACAGGATCTACCACGTGACGGTGATGCCCTGCTATGACAAAAAGCTAGAAGCTTCCAGACCAGACTTTTTCAGCCAGGAGTACCAGACTCGTGACGTGGACTGCGTCATCACCACAG GGGAAGTCTTGAAGCTGCTGGAAGAAGAAGGGGTCTCGCTCTCAGACCTGGAGCCAGCCCCCCTGGACAGCCT GTGCAGCAGTGTGTCTGCCCAGGAGCCCAGCAGCCATCGGGGCGGGGGCTCAGGGGGCTACCTGGAGCACGTGTTCCAGCACGCAGCCCGCGAGCTCTTTGGAATCCACGTGGACAAGGTCACCTACAGACCGCTGAG GAACAAGGACTTCCAGGAGGTGACCCTGGAGAAGGAGGGCCGCGTGGTGCTGCACTTCGCTGCGGCCTACGGCTTCCGCAACATCCAGAACCTGGTGCAGAAGATCAAGCGAGGGCGCTGCCCGTACCATTACGTGGAGGTCATGGCCTGCCCCACAG GCTGCTTGAATGGCGGAGGCCAGCTCAAGGACCCCAGCACGCCCCGCAAGGAGCTCCTCCAGCGCGTGGAGACACTGTACAGCTCGGTCAGGACGCAGGCGCCGGAGGACGCGCCTGGCGTCCGGGAACTATACAGGGCCTGGCTGCAGGGCGAGGGCTCGGAGCGCGCTGGCCGCCTGCTGCACACGAGCTACCACGCAGTGGAGAAGGCCAGCTCCGGCCTTGGCATCAGGTGGTAG